A region from the Halobacillus mangrovi genome encodes:
- a CDS encoding AMP-binding protein produces the protein MATYESAWTPSEKQVKETRLYQWMDKQGYQNYDDFHKKSIEDIDWFWDEAVKELGIEWYTPYEETLDLSKGIAYPNWFVGGEINVVHNALDKWANNEDKKDSVALYWEGDNEDRITFTYKELHKEVNAVANGLDNLGISNGDVVTLYMPMIPETLIAMLAISKVGAIFSPAFSGYKANAVATRIQASKAKALITADGFFRRGKTIPMKDEADMAADQCPSLEHVIVVERAGCEVEWNEYRDIEWSNLRKNETGYKAEVKKADDPFMLIYTSGTTGRPKGAVHTHAGFPIKAAFDAGVCMDVTKKDTLFWYTDMGWMMGPFLVYGGLLNGSSIVMFEGTPDYPKPNRLWELVERYKVTHLGISPTLVRSMMKHGEEWIKQHDLRSLKLIGSTGEPWNPEPWHWLFKHAGNSKVPIFNYSGGTEISGGILGNVLVKPIQPVTFNAALPGMDVGVYDEDGQSLSNEVGELVIRKPWVGMTHGFYEENERYENTYWNRFKDTWVHGDWVILDGEGYYTITGRSDDVLNVAGKRLGPAEVESVLVEHYSIIEAGVIGIPHEIKGEEPVAFVVLSPKASNTEELIDEIKLHLDQKLGKALAPKKVFVVDDLPKTRNAKVMRRAIKSAYLNKESGDLSALENPDAVNQIQEIGKTVHIRK, from the coding sequence ATGGCTACATACGAAAGTGCGTGGACACCTTCAGAGAAACAAGTAAAAGAAACGAGACTTTACCAGTGGATGGATAAACAGGGATATCAAAATTACGATGATTTTCATAAAAAATCGATTGAAGACATTGATTGGTTCTGGGATGAAGCAGTAAAAGAGTTAGGTATTGAATGGTACACCCCATACGAAGAAACCTTAGATCTCTCAAAAGGCATTGCATATCCAAACTGGTTCGTCGGAGGCGAAATCAACGTTGTGCACAATGCTCTCGATAAATGGGCGAATAATGAAGATAAAAAGGACTCCGTGGCCCTGTATTGGGAGGGCGACAACGAAGATCGTATCACGTTCACTTATAAAGAACTGCATAAAGAAGTAAATGCTGTGGCAAATGGGTTAGACAATCTTGGGATTTCAAACGGAGATGTCGTAACCCTCTATATGCCGATGATTCCTGAAACTTTGATTGCCATGCTAGCGATATCAAAGGTTGGCGCCATTTTCTCTCCTGCTTTTTCAGGTTATAAAGCAAATGCTGTGGCCACAAGAATACAGGCTTCGAAGGCAAAAGCCCTCATAACCGCTGACGGCTTTTTCCGCCGCGGTAAAACGATTCCGATGAAAGATGAAGCAGATATGGCAGCGGATCAATGTCCATCGCTCGAACACGTAATCGTCGTTGAGCGTGCCGGCTGTGAAGTTGAATGGAACGAATACCGTGATATTGAGTGGTCAAACTTACGAAAAAATGAAACCGGTTACAAAGCTGAAGTTAAAAAAGCGGATGACCCTTTTATGCTGATTTACACTTCTGGGACGACTGGAAGACCGAAAGGAGCCGTCCACACGCATGCTGGTTTTCCGATCAAAGCCGCATTCGATGCGGGCGTATGTATGGATGTAACAAAAAAAGACACTCTTTTCTGGTATACGGATATGGGATGGATGATGGGGCCGTTCCTTGTTTACGGTGGCCTGCTAAATGGATCTTCCATCGTCATGTTCGAGGGCACTCCCGATTACCCAAAACCCAATCGTTTATGGGAACTTGTTGAACGGTATAAGGTTACCCATTTAGGAATATCTCCTACCCTTGTCCGTTCCATGATGAAGCACGGAGAAGAATGGATCAAACAGCATGATTTACGTTCATTAAAATTGATCGGGTCTACGGGTGAGCCCTGGAACCCTGAACCATGGCACTGGCTGTTTAAACACGCTGGAAACTCAAAAGTCCCTATCTTCAATTATTCCGGAGGCACTGAAATTTCAGGAGGCATTTTAGGCAATGTTCTCGTTAAACCGATACAACCGGTCACATTCAATGCAGCACTGCCAGGGATGGACGTGGGAGTCTATGATGAAGACGGCCAATCGTTATCCAATGAGGTCGGTGAGCTCGTTATACGAAAACCTTGGGTCGGAATGACACATGGGTTTTATGAAGAAAATGAACGCTATGAAAATACGTACTGGAACCGATTCAAAGATACGTGGGTTCACGGTGACTGGGTCATTTTAGATGGCGAGGGCTATTACACGATTACAGGGCGTTCCGATGATGTATTGAACGTTGCCGGAAAAAGGCTCGGCCCTGCTGAAGTGGAGTCTGTGCTCGTTGAGCATTATTCTATCATAGAAGCGGGGGTCATAGGCATTCCTCACGAGATAAAAGGGGAAGAACCTGTTGCCTTCGTCGTGCTATCCCCGAAAGCATCGAACACAGAGGAATTAATTGATGAAATCAAGCTGCACTTAGATCAAAAGCTTGGAAAAGCTTTAGCTCCTAAGAAAGTATTTGTCGTTGACGATCTTCCTAAAACACGAAACGCCAAGGTCATGCGCCGAGCAATAAAATCCGCTTATCTTAATAAAGAGTCAGGAGATCTGAGTGCTCTTGAGAACCCAGATGCCGTCAATCAAATTCAAGAAATCGGTAAAACCGTTCATATCAGAAAATAA
- a CDS encoding AMP-binding protein: MIGDLPQTLKNKEAIICGGEKVTYAELIENQKHLEDRLKYMLKDVKKKKIAFIMENGIDFIQFFLAVCHAGGIAVPLDPKWKEEQYKTVLLDAEPDLVIVHDEFKQKIPESASVNLHTWKQLFSDDALPRHGNPSSASPERDDLFYLGYTSGTTGRPKGFMRNHQSWSECFPYCSEIFQLKREDHILSPGALVHSHFLFAAMHALHTGATLYLCESFDTEEVFDIIERFPVSVMYIVPTMFESLFANKQEEFYRMNRILSSGAKWDKTSKNKVRSLFPNADILEFYGASELSFVSYLLDSDHKAKGHTIGRPFPKVQAKIIKEDGSEASQGEVGLLSVKSPWVFKGYLNLPEESRKVIHNGWATVGDLAFMDEDGYYTIVGRKHNMIISGGLNIYPEEVENVIVHLSEIKEAVVIGLPDFYWGEKVIAVVSLKEGSTLNEGQVFNYCKAFLPNYKCPKQLVVVEEFPYTSSGKIGRSELKDKLIYVHSKERMKTYE; encoded by the coding sequence ATGATTGGAGATTTGCCTCAGACGTTAAAAAATAAAGAAGCTATTATTTGCGGCGGAGAAAAAGTGACGTATGCAGAGCTAATTGAAAACCAAAAGCACCTCGAAGATCGACTTAAATATATGTTAAAAGATGTTAAAAAGAAAAAGATTGCTTTCATAATGGAGAATGGAATCGATTTTATTCAATTCTTTTTAGCTGTTTGTCATGCGGGCGGGATAGCTGTCCCCCTGGACCCAAAATGGAAAGAAGAGCAATATAAAACCGTTCTTCTCGATGCTGAACCGGATCTTGTCATCGTTCATGATGAATTCAAACAGAAGATTCCAGAGTCAGCATCAGTGAACCTACATACGTGGAAGCAATTGTTTAGTGATGACGCTCTGCCTCGTCACGGTAACCCTTCATCAGCATCTCCAGAACGCGACGATCTATTTTATCTCGGCTATACCTCAGGTACAACAGGGCGTCCTAAAGGTTTTATGAGAAATCATCAGTCCTGGTCAGAGTGTTTTCCTTATTGTAGTGAGATTTTTCAATTAAAAAGGGAAGATCATATTTTATCACCAGGGGCGCTCGTCCACTCTCATTTTTTATTTGCTGCGATGCATGCTCTTCACACAGGGGCAACGTTATATTTATGTGAGTCGTTTGATACAGAAGAAGTGTTTGATATTATTGAACGTTTTCCGGTTAGTGTCATGTATATTGTTCCTACGATGTTTGAATCATTGTTTGCCAATAAACAGGAAGAATTTTATAGGATGAATAGGATTTTATCTTCAGGAGCCAAATGGGATAAAACTTCTAAAAATAAGGTCCGTTCGCTATTTCCTAATGCAGACATCCTTGAGTTTTACGGAGCTTCAGAACTGAGTTTTGTGAGTTATCTTCTGGATAGTGACCATAAAGCGAAGGGACATACCATTGGTCGCCCTTTCCCGAAAGTTCAAGCAAAAATAATTAAAGAGGACGGATCTGAGGCGAGTCAAGGAGAAGTCGGTCTTTTGAGTGTCAAAAGTCCCTGGGTGTTCAAGGGCTATTTAAATCTTCCAGAAGAAAGTAGAAAAGTGATTCACAACGGGTGGGCAACTGTTGGAGACTTAGCATTTATGGATGAGGACGGATACTACACGATTGTTGGCCGAAAACACAATATGATTATTAGCGGTGGACTGAATATCTATCCGGAAGAAGTCGAAAATGTCATCGTTCATCTATCTGAAATTAAAGAAGCTGTGGTGATTGGTCTGCCAGATTTTTATTGGGGTGAAAAAGTGATAGCTGTTGTATCGTTAAAAGAAGGATCAACATTAAATGAGGGCCAAGTGTTCAACTATTGTAAAGCGTTTCTGCCTAATTATAAGTGTCCGAAACAGTTAGTAGTCGTCGAGGAGTTCCCTTACACAAGCAGCGGAAAAATTGGCAGAAGTGAATTAAAAGATAAGTTAATCTACGTTCATTCGAAAGAAAGGATGAAGACTTATGAGTGA
- a CDS encoding biotin transporter BioY has protein sequence MSLKTMVYASLFAAIVGALGLLPPIALPFNPVPITAQTLGVMLAGALLGARRGALSILVFILLVAIGVPLLSGGRGGIGVFFGPSGGYILSWPIAAFVIGLIVETFYHRLHISWLILANVVGGIVVVYACGITYLSLITNTPWTKAAFSALAFIPGDFVKVVAAAFIAKQVHRAYPLIEKERTEKPKQAA, from the coding sequence ATGTCATTAAAAACGATGGTTTATGCTTCATTATTTGCAGCAATTGTAGGAGCACTCGGCTTATTACCTCCCATTGCTTTACCTTTCAACCCGGTACCAATTACCGCACAAACTTTAGGAGTAATGCTTGCTGGTGCGCTACTTGGTGCCCGACGAGGAGCGTTGAGTATACTTGTGTTTATTTTACTCGTTGCGATTGGTGTACCATTATTATCAGGAGGACGTGGAGGCATTGGAGTGTTCTTTGGTCCTTCAGGAGGGTACATTTTAAGTTGGCCGATTGCAGCTTTCGTTATCGGACTAATAGTGGAAACCTTTTATCATCGTCTACATATTAGTTGGTTGATTTTAGCAAATGTAGTCGGAGGAATTGTTGTGGTTTACGCTTGTGGAATCACCTATTTATCACTAATCACAAACACCCCATGGACGAAAGCGGCGTTTAGTGCTCTTGCTTTTATCCCAGGAGATTTCGTTAAGGTCGTTGCTGCAGCGTTTATCGCAAAACAAGTTCATCGAGCGTATCCCCTAATTGAAAAGGAGCGGACGGAAAAACCCAAGCAGGCAGCGTAA
- a CDS encoding acyl-CoA carboxylase subunit beta: MTINQTLEEKAKKIASGGAEKYHAKNAEKGKLFVRERLELLFDEDLDIEDAFFANCQDEKLPADGVVTGIGKINGEQVCVMANDSTVKAGSWGARTVEKIIRIQETAMKLNLPMLYLVDSAGARITDQVEMFPNRRGAGRIFHNQIKLSGRVPQVCLLFGPSAAGGAYIPAFCDIVVMVDGNASMYLGSPRMAEKVIGEKVTLEEMGGANMHCSVSGCGDVLAKDEREAIEFARNYLSYFPQNYSGLPKRKETLVPADFDKSIEELIPKNQNAPFDMYQLIDRLIDDGSFCEIKKKFAPELITGLSRIDGRSVGIIANQPRAKGGVLFPDSADKSAKFIQLCDAFNIPLLFLMDIPGFMIGTKVERAGIIRHGAKMLSAMSEATVPKISVVVRKAYGAGLYAMAGPAFEPDACLALPTAQIAVMGPEAAVNAVYANKIADLPEEERPAFIKAKHEEYKENIDIYRLASEMVVDDIVQPDRLRDELAKRYEAYENKGVQFTERKHGVYPV, from the coding sequence ATGACTATTAATCAAACGTTAGAAGAAAAAGCTAAAAAAATTGCTTCAGGCGGTGCCGAAAAATATCATGCAAAAAACGCTGAGAAAGGCAAACTTTTCGTCCGTGAACGGTTAGAATTGCTCTTTGATGAGGATTTGGATATTGAAGATGCTTTTTTTGCCAACTGTCAAGATGAAAAGCTTCCCGCGGACGGAGTTGTAACCGGTATTGGCAAGATCAATGGAGAACAAGTCTGTGTCATGGCGAATGACTCTACCGTAAAAGCAGGCTCATGGGGCGCACGTACTGTTGAAAAGATTATACGAATCCAGGAAACAGCGATGAAACTCAATTTACCTATGCTTTATTTAGTAGACTCTGCTGGTGCGAGAATTACAGATCAAGTAGAAATGTTTCCAAATCGCCGCGGTGCCGGGAGGATCTTTCATAATCAAATTAAACTGTCAGGGCGAGTACCTCAAGTTTGTCTTTTATTCGGCCCATCAGCAGCCGGAGGCGCCTACATACCAGCCTTTTGTGACATTGTAGTGATGGTTGACGGCAACGCTTCCATGTACTTAGGTTCACCACGAATGGCAGAAAAAGTTATTGGAGAGAAAGTGACGTTGGAAGAAATGGGCGGAGCGAATATGCACTGTTCTGTCTCTGGATGCGGGGATGTCCTTGCAAAAGATGAAAGAGAAGCCATTGAATTTGCAAGAAACTACCTCAGTTATTTTCCGCAAAACTATAGCGGACTACCGAAACGGAAGGAGACTTTAGTTCCTGCTGATTTTGACAAATCTATTGAAGAGCTTATTCCTAAAAACCAAAATGCTCCTTTTGATATGTATCAATTGATTGATCGATTAATTGATGATGGCTCATTCTGTGAGATTAAGAAAAAATTCGCTCCGGAGCTAATTACGGGGTTATCTCGAATTGACGGTCGTTCGGTAGGAATCATTGCCAATCAGCCGCGAGCGAAAGGCGGAGTATTGTTTCCTGATTCGGCAGATAAATCCGCAAAGTTCATACAGTTGTGTGACGCCTTCAATATTCCATTATTATTCCTGATGGACATCCCAGGCTTTATGATCGGGACAAAAGTAGAGCGCGCAGGAATCATTCGCCACGGGGCCAAAATGCTTTCTGCAATGAGCGAAGCGACGGTGCCTAAAATTTCTGTAGTAGTCAGGAAAGCATACGGGGCAGGCCTCTATGCGATGGCAGGTCCGGCATTTGAGCCTGACGCTTGTCTTGCCCTTCCTACCGCTCAGATCGCTGTAATGGGTCCTGAGGCTGCTGTGAACGCGGTCTATGCCAATAAGATTGCTGATCTTCCAGAAGAGGAACGCCCGGCATTTATTAAAGCAAAACATGAAGAATATAAGGAAAACATTGATATTTATAGGCTCGCCTCGGAGATGGTGGTCGATGACATCGTACAGCCAGATCGACTGCGGGATGAACTGGCGAAACGTTACGAAGCATATGAAAACAAAGGGGTTCAATTTACAGAAAGAAAGCACGGAGTTTATCCTGTATAA
- a CDS encoding hydroxymethylglutaryl-CoA lyase, which yields MLELPNHVTIKEVGPRDGLQNEHKEVPTEDKIAWINQLSEAGYKYIEFSSFVHPKWIPQLKDAKEVAASIERKPGVTYAALVPNMKGLEGALETNVDEVSVFMSASDTHNKKNINKTIEETYPVLREVVTEAKQAGKTVRGYLSTVFGCPYEGNIPVEQVIKVSRKLLDMGIDELSLGDTIGIANPKQVDAVLAQLKKQLSFDEIAMHFHNTRGMALANVLVSLEHGITTFDGSLGGLGGCPYAKGASGNLATDDLVHMLHEMKIETGLDERKLEEAAIFVQSKLDKALPSHHMQVLNKGGGVSNG from the coding sequence ATGCTTGAATTACCGAATCACGTCACGATCAAAGAAGTGGGGCCACGGGACGGTCTTCAAAATGAGCATAAGGAAGTGCCGACAGAGGACAAAATTGCTTGGATCAATCAGCTTTCAGAAGCAGGGTATAAATATATCGAATTCAGTTCCTTCGTTCACCCAAAATGGATCCCTCAGCTGAAAGACGCAAAAGAGGTCGCTGCTTCGATTGAACGTAAACCTGGTGTCACTTACGCTGCACTGGTCCCTAACATGAAAGGGCTTGAAGGGGCGTTGGAAACAAATGTGGATGAGGTATCCGTATTCATGTCTGCAAGTGATACACACAACAAAAAGAATATTAATAAGACGATTGAAGAGACTTATCCTGTTCTCCGAGAAGTTGTGACAGAAGCGAAGCAGGCGGGAAAGACCGTTCGAGGGTACCTATCGACCGTGTTTGGCTGTCCGTATGAAGGAAATATTCCAGTTGAGCAAGTGATTAAAGTGAGCAGGAAGCTGCTTGATATGGGTATCGATGAGCTATCGTTAGGAGACACGATCGGAATTGCAAACCCAAAACAAGTAGATGCCGTGCTTGCTCAGTTGAAAAAGCAATTGTCGTTTGATGAGATTGCGATGCACTTTCATAACACGAGAGGAATGGCTCTAGCGAACGTTCTTGTCTCTTTGGAGCATGGCATCACAACATTCGATGGTTCTCTTGGTGGTCTTGGAGGGTGCCCATACGCAAAAGGAGCTTCCGGGAACCTTGCAACCGATGATCTTGTGCATATGCTCCATGAGATGAAGATAGAAACAGGACTGGATGAAAGAAAGCTAGAAGAAGCAGCCATTTTTGTTCAGTCGAAGCTGGATAAGGCTCTACCCAGCCATCACATGCAAGTGTTGAATAAAGGAGGGGGCGTGTCCAATGGGTGA
- a CDS encoding acetyl-CoA carboxylase biotin carboxyl carrier protein subunit, whose protein sequence is MNEVKASMAGSVWKLVAKQGEEVSEGQDIAILESMKMEIPIPSESSGTVKELKVEEGDFVNEGDVIAIIE, encoded by the coding sequence ATGAATGAAGTTAAAGCATCAATGGCAGGAAGTGTATGGAAACTTGTAGCAAAACAAGGAGAAGAGGTAAGTGAGGGACAAGATATCGCTATCTTGGAATCAATGAAAATGGAAATTCCAATCCCATCTGAATCCTCAGGTACCGTCAAAGAATTGAAAGTGGAAGAGGGAGACTTCGTCAACGAAGGCGATGTTATTGCCATCATTGAATAA
- a CDS encoding flotillin family protein, translated as MLEGALFLVILGIIGAVVLVGGIVTFVIFRLRYKTASSNEALIVTGPKLGDPEKEKNVFEDDNGRSVKIIRGGGYRLRMFQTATPIDLTSFQLQVNSEKAYTKEGIPVRVASTAVISIGSELEIMANFAEKFLGKKQKERESELKDVLNGHLRSIIASLPIEKIYNDFKEVNTQVKKIAESDLKGMGFEITSFALNDVEDVDVENGYIDALGRPHIAEVQKKANMAESDATKETRIYQAKNDQEAQDEENRRLTAVAESRKNKDIKEAEFQKDTNRAKANADQAGELERQKLAQQIKEEELKVQYIEKQRAVELEEEENKRRRSIADAEAYEVTKRAQAEADNERIKGESEAEVIRQRGIAEAESKERMAKAMEHYGEAAIMEMLISVLPEYAEKVSAPLSQIKDMKVIDMGGSNSQGGSAKVANSVTSTMLGIQESLKETTGMDLKAMLESYVSRGNVSNFDTSKDPAYEQVSATKEDMDNHLSEDDDHSSKQEGRDEEVSNLSDNNA; from the coding sequence ATGCTAGAAGGAGCACTATTTTTAGTCATTTTGGGAATTATCGGAGCCGTTGTGCTCGTTGGGGGAATTGTCACATTCGTCATTTTCCGTCTTCGCTACAAAACAGCGAGTTCAAATGAAGCACTCATTGTAACAGGACCGAAACTTGGAGATCCGGAAAAAGAAAAGAATGTATTCGAAGATGATAACGGTAGGTCTGTAAAAATCATACGGGGCGGAGGCTATCGCCTGCGTATGTTTCAAACAGCTACACCTATTGATCTGACCTCATTCCAGCTGCAGGTCAATTCTGAGAAAGCGTACACGAAAGAAGGCATCCCGGTACGCGTCGCAAGTACCGCTGTAATCAGCATCGGCAGTGAACTTGAGATCATGGCTAATTTTGCCGAAAAGTTCCTTGGGAAAAAGCAAAAAGAACGTGAATCTGAGCTGAAGGATGTATTAAACGGTCATTTACGTTCCATTATCGCATCTCTACCTATTGAAAAAATTTACAACGATTTTAAAGAAGTCAACACGCAAGTCAAAAAAATCGCAGAGTCCGATTTAAAAGGAATGGGCTTTGAAATTACTTCATTTGCCTTAAACGACGTGGAAGACGTAGATGTGGAAAATGGCTATATCGATGCACTAGGTCGTCCCCATATTGCTGAAGTGCAGAAAAAAGCAAATATGGCAGAGTCTGATGCAACGAAAGAAACACGGATCTATCAGGCGAAAAACGATCAGGAAGCTCAGGACGAAGAAAACCGCCGATTGACTGCGGTTGCTGAATCCCGGAAAAATAAAGACATTAAAGAAGCGGAATTCCAAAAAGATACGAACAGAGCTAAAGCAAATGCCGATCAGGCCGGAGAGCTTGAACGTCAAAAACTGGCCCAGCAGATCAAAGAAGAAGAGCTTAAAGTCCAATACATTGAAAAGCAGCGAGCGGTTGAACTAGAAGAAGAAGAAAACAAACGCCGCCGTTCCATTGCTGATGCTGAAGCTTATGAGGTGACGAAACGTGCGCAGGCAGAAGCAGATAATGAGCGGATCAAGGGTGAATCCGAAGCAGAAGTTATTCGCCAGCGCGGTATTGCTGAAGCAGAATCTAAAGAACGTATGGCAAAAGCGATGGAACATTATGGAGAAGCAGCGATTATGGAAATGCTGATCAGTGTGCTTCCTGAATACGCAGAAAAAGTTTCTGCTCCATTATCACAAATTAAAGACATGAAAGTGATTGATATGGGAGGATCAAACTCTCAAGGAGGATCAGCTAAAGTTGCAAACAGTGTGACTTCGACGATGCTTGGAATTCAGGAATCATTGAAAGAAACGACAGGTATGGATTTAAAGGCCATGCTCGAAAGTTACGTCTCTCGCGGAAACGTAAGTAATTTTGACACGAGTAAAGATCCTGCTTATGAGCAGGTATCTGCGACAAAGGAAGACATGGATAACCATTTATCTGAAGATGATGACCATTCATCTAAACAAGAGGGTCGAGACGAAGAAGTTTCTAACTTATCCGATAATAATGCGTAA
- a CDS encoding enoyl-CoA hydratase: protein MGELVKLEEVEDHVLLMTLNRPEAANALSKAMLEEIARTAKEIENRPDIRAVMVTGSGNKAFCAGADLKERAGMSDDEVIKTVENIGNTIRLIEQIQVPTIAVINGVAFGGGLELALACDLRIMSTSTKVGLTETSLAIIPGAGGTQRLTRLIGLGKAKAMIYSARPVEAERALSIGLVEYIHEPQFLLQESKDFACAIGRNGPIALRQAKKAINYGIETDLTTGLEFERLCYQKTIPTHDRTEGLQAFKEKRKPVYKGE from the coding sequence ATGGGTGAACTTGTCAAGTTAGAAGAAGTCGAAGATCATGTTCTGCTGATGACCCTGAACCGGCCAGAAGCTGCAAACGCTTTGTCTAAAGCTATGCTTGAAGAGATTGCACGAACGGCTAAGGAAATAGAAAACCGTCCGGATATCCGCGCCGTTATGGTTACGGGAAGTGGAAACAAAGCCTTTTGTGCAGGTGCGGATTTAAAAGAAAGAGCAGGTATGTCAGATGACGAAGTGATTAAAACAGTGGAAAATATCGGTAATACTATTCGGCTGATCGAACAAATTCAAGTTCCAACAATTGCTGTAATTAATGGTGTTGCATTTGGAGGAGGACTAGAGCTTGCACTTGCCTGTGATTTAAGAATCATGAGTACGTCAACCAAAGTCGGCTTAACGGAAACCTCCTTGGCCATTATTCCAGGAGCCGGCGGCACCCAGAGACTTACCAGGCTTATTGGTTTAGGAAAAGCAAAAGCGATGATCTACTCGGCAAGGCCGGTGGAAGCTGAACGTGCTTTATCAATTGGTCTTGTTGAGTACATTCACGAACCTCAGTTCTTACTTCAAGAATCCAAAGACTTTGCTTGTGCGATTGGAAGAAATGGTCCAATTGCATTAAGGCAAGCGAAAAAAGCGATCAATTATGGAATCGAAACTGATTTAACAACGGGGCTTGAGTTTGAACGTCTTTGCTATCAAAAAACGATTCCGACTCATGATCGTACAGAAGGCTTACAGGCATTCAAAGAAAAACGTAAACCCGTGTATAAAGGGGAATAG
- a CDS encoding acetyl-CoA carboxylase biotin carboxylase subunit, translated as MFEKILVANRGEIASRVIRTCKDMNIKTVAVYSEADQNAPYVSLADESYLIGKPRVNESYLNIEKILKVAKESGAQAIHPGYGLLSENAEFAKKTEEAGLTFIGPDAKVISMMGDKIAARAEMKKAGVPIIPGTDEAVASADEAKDWANQFGYPVMLKAAAGGGGIGMQAVYNDEELEKAFEGNSKRAQTFFGDGKMFIEKLIVDPRHIEIQVLADKQGNAVYLFERECSIQRRHQKVVEEAPSPVLSEKTRAKMGESSLKAVQTLGYSNAGTIEFMVDDEENYYFLEMNTRLQVEHPVTEEITGIDLVEQQLKVAAGESLVITQDDLEIQGHAIEVRIYAEDPNTFYPSPGQITKLVLPEGEGIRHEVAVKGDSQVTPFYDPMIAKLIAYGANREEAIERLTKAIHEYEIEGIKSNLTMLKRVITHDNFKAGDTKTTFIQNYYLPTLTNH; from the coding sequence TTGTTTGAAAAAATATTAGTTGCCAACCGAGGGGAAATCGCCTCTCGTGTCATTCGAACATGTAAAGACATGAATATCAAAACCGTTGCTGTGTATTCAGAGGCTGATCAAAACGCCCCTTATGTGTCTCTAGCTGATGAAAGCTATTTAATCGGTAAGCCAAGAGTGAATGAATCTTACTTGAATATCGAAAAAATATTGAAAGTAGCCAAAGAATCAGGAGCACAAGCCATCCATCCTGGTTATGGACTGTTGAGTGAAAATGCAGAGTTTGCAAAAAAGACAGAGGAAGCTGGTCTGACATTCATAGGTCCTGACGCAAAAGTCATCTCTATGATGGGAGATAAAATTGCTGCACGGGCAGAAATGAAAAAAGCAGGTGTTCCGATTATCCCAGGAACTGATGAAGCTGTAGCATCTGCTGATGAGGCGAAGGACTGGGCGAACCAATTTGGTTATCCTGTCATGCTGAAGGCTGCTGCTGGCGGTGGAGGAATTGGCATGCAAGCCGTCTATAACGACGAAGAGCTGGAAAAAGCTTTTGAAGGAAATTCGAAACGAGCGCAAACTTTTTTTGGAGATGGAAAAATGTTCATTGAAAAACTGATTGTGGATCCTCGCCACATTGAGATTCAAGTGTTAGCAGACAAACAAGGAAATGCTGTTTACTTGTTTGAAAGGGAATGCTCCATTCAGCGCCGCCACCAAAAAGTGGTCGAGGAAGCCCCTTCTCCGGTATTGTCGGAGAAAACACGAGCTAAAATGGGGGAAAGCTCTTTAAAAGCCGTGCAAACACTGGGTTATTCGAATGCGGGGACGATTGAATTTATGGTGGATGATGAAGAGAACTACTATTTCCTCGAAATGAATACGAGATTGCAAGTCGAGCATCCGGTAACAGAGGAAATTACAGGCATAGATCTCGTGGAGCAGCAACTGAAAGTCGCTGCAGGAGAGTCTTTAGTAATTACTCAGGACGACTTGGAAATACAGGGACATGCGATTGAAGTTCGCATTTACGCAGAGGATCCGAACACCTTTTATCCATCGCCAGGTCAAATTACAAAGCTTGTTTTACCAGAGGGAGAAGGAATCAGGCATGAAGTCGCGGTAAAAGGGGATTCACAGGTTACACCGTTTTATGATCCTATGATTGCAAAGCTGATCGCTTATGGAGCAAATCGTGAAGAAGCTATTGAACGCCTGACAAAAGCCATCCATGAGTATGAGATCGAAGGCATTAAATCGAACCTGACCATGCTGAAGCGCGTCATCACTCATGACAATTTCAAAGCAGGAGATACGAAAACTACTTTTATCCAAAACTATTATCTACCAACATTAACGAATCATTAA